From the genome of Chelonia mydas isolate rCheMyd1 chromosome 2, rCheMyd1.pri.v2, whole genome shotgun sequence, one region includes:
- the CLEC3B gene encoding tetranectin: protein MKFQGACLLLCLFCLVQVTVQQASTSKQRTASSRKDGVSLKMIEDLKALIDNISQEVALLKEKQALQTVCLKGTKIHLKCFLAFSDTKTYHEASEDCISQGGTLSTPQNGDENDALYEYMRKSIGSEADVWLGVNDLAAEGKWVDMTGSSIRYRNWETEITTQPDGGKLENCAALSGVAIGKWFDKKCKDKLPYVCQFMIV from the exons atgaaGTTTCAAGGCGCCTGCTTGCTTCTGTGCCTCTTTTGCCTTGTGCAGGTTACAGTCCAGCAAGCCTCCACATCCAAGCAAAGGACAGCGAGCTCCAGGAAAG ATGGTGTGAGCCTCAAAATGATTGAAGATCTTAAGGCTCTGATTGACAACATCTCCCAGGAGGTGGCTTTACTGAAAGAAAAGCAAGCACTTCAGACAG TGTGTTTGAAGGGCACTAAAATTCACCTCAAGTGCTTCCTTGCGTTTTCTGACACCAAGACATATCACGAGGCCAGTGAAGACTGCATCTCCCAGGGCGGCACCCTCAGCACCCCCCAGAACGGGGATGAAAACGACGCACTCTACGAGTACATGAGGAAGAGTATTGGGTCAGAAGCAGATGTCTGGCTTGGCGTCAATGACCTGGCAGCTGAGGGCAAATGGGTGGACATGACAGGCAGCAGCATCCGCTACCGGAACTGGGAGACTGAGATCACCACCCAGCCAGATGGCGGCAAACTGGAGAACTGTGCAGCATTGTCAGGGGTTGCCATTGGCAAGTGGTTTGACAAGAAATGCAAGGACAAATTGCCGTACGTGTGTCAGTTCATGATTGTGTAA